Proteins encoded by one window of Arachis hypogaea cultivar Tifrunner chromosome 1, arahy.Tifrunner.gnm2.J5K5, whole genome shotgun sequence:
- the LOC114924317 gene encoding uncharacterized protein: protein MCEWANRIDYSLWTQHRDEGRRFGHMTTNISECVNSVLKDVRNLPVSSLVKATYGRLAELFVRKGREAEAQMGTGQQFTQHLARCIEANLKTARCFTVTLYDRDNSEFTVAETTPTGSFSLGSYRVSLASRTCDCGYFQALHFPCQHALACCAYSRVN, encoded by the coding sequence atgtgtgagtgggcgaaccggATTGATTATTCCTTGTGGACTCAGCATCGTGACGAGGGGcggagattcggtcacatgacgacgaatatctcCGAGTGTGTGAACTCAGTCCTCAAGGATGTCAGAAACCTACCTGTATCCTCGctggtgaaggcaacatatggAAGGCTTGCGGAACTTTTTGTTCGCAAggggagagaggctgaggcccagatgGGAACCGGACAACAATTCACGCAGCACTTGGCCAGGTGTATTGAGGCCAACCTGAAGACGgcgaggtgcttcacggtgactttgTATGACAGGGATAATTCCGAGTTTACCGTAGCAGAAACCACTCCGACTGGTTCCTTCTCATTGGGTAGCTACAGAGTATCGCTTGCCTCTCGGACATGTGACTGCGGGTACTTCCAGgcacttcatttcccgtgtcAACACGCACTTGCATGTTGTGCCTACTCACGGGTAAACTAG
- the LOC112725463 gene encoding L-type lectin-domain containing receptor kinase S.6 has translation MIDLVPVLCLRGGMYLDEKGSSAIINPLSAVILDQPQYQDFFFAVEIDTSFDSLLGNINTNHIGIDLSTIVSFSSVDTLSPGVDFKSGKVVNAWIEYRDSMKMVCVWVSYSSTSSPTPILASQVDFSEQLKEFMHVGFSTSNGGGSGIHVIDHWQFIKTLDYGSREEVTPMDTIEEGNCLLSS, from the exons ATGATAGATCTTGTTCCAGTTCTGTGTCTCCGTGGTGGGATGTACCTTGACGAAAAAGGGAGCTCAGCAATTAT AAATCCCCTCTCTGCAGTCATTCTCGACCAACCACAGTACCAAGATTTTTTCTTCGCAGTCGAGATCGACACGAGTTTCGACTCTTTGCTCGGCAACATCAACACTAATCACATCGGAATTGATCTCAGCACTATCGTTTCTTTTTCATCTGTTGATACTCTGTCTCCCGGTGTTGACTTCAAGAGCGGGAAAGTCGTTAATGCATGGATTGAGTATAGGGATTCCATGAAGATGGTTTGTGTTTGGGTTTCTTATTCTTCAACTAGTTCTCCAACTCCAATTCTTGCTTCCCAGGTGGATTTTTCTGAGCAACTCAAGGAGTTCATGCATGTTGGATTCTCTACTTCCAATGGAGGAGGTTCGGGTATTCATGTTATTGACCATTGGCAATTCATTAAGACTTTGGATTATGGCTCCCGTGAAGAGGTTACTCCTATGGATACCATTGAAGAAGGGAACTGTCTTTTGTCATCTTAA